The following proteins are encoded in a genomic region of Arthrobacter jiangjiafuii:
- a CDS encoding 2,3-butanediol dehydrogenase produces the protein MKAARYYDRGDIRIDDLPEPVLSPGTVGVDVAWCGICGTDLHEYLEGPIFAPAQGQPHPISGESLPITLGHEFSGVVYAVGEGVDDIEVGQHVVIEPYIIRDDVDTGPESRDYHLSPDMNFIGLAGRGGGLGEKVVVQRRWVHPIDSSVPLDQAALIEPLSVGYHAVERSGAKAGDFALVGGAGPIGLLTAAVLKALGVTVAISELSPLRRQKALDSGVADHALDPAVADVTEEVRRLTGGKGADVAFECSSVQAVLDTLMEALRPTGVLVVVSIWGKRANFDMHKLVMKEIDLRGTIAYVNSHPAVIKMVESGQIDLSPFITGKIGLEGLVDEGFDTLINRNESAVKILVSPSGEGL, from the coding sequence ATGAAAGCGGCCCGCTACTACGACCGTGGTGATATCCGGATAGATGACCTGCCCGAGCCGGTTCTCAGCCCGGGAACGGTGGGAGTGGACGTCGCCTGGTGCGGCATCTGCGGCACCGACCTGCACGAATACCTTGAAGGCCCGATCTTCGCGCCCGCCCAGGGCCAGCCCCATCCCATTTCGGGCGAATCCCTGCCCATCACCCTGGGCCACGAGTTCTCCGGTGTCGTCTATGCCGTCGGTGAGGGCGTCGACGATATTGAGGTCGGCCAGCACGTCGTGATCGAGCCCTACATCATCCGGGACGACGTCGACACCGGGCCGGAGAGCCGCGACTATCACCTCTCCCCCGACATGAACTTCATCGGGCTGGCCGGACGCGGCGGCGGCCTCGGCGAGAAGGTCGTGGTGCAGCGGCGCTGGGTGCACCCCATCGATTCCTCCGTGCCGCTGGACCAGGCCGCCCTGATCGAGCCGCTCTCCGTGGGCTATCACGCCGTCGAGCGTTCCGGGGCGAAGGCCGGCGACTTTGCCCTGGTGGGCGGGGCCGGGCCGATCGGACTGCTGACGGCAGCGGTGCTCAAGGCCCTGGGCGTCACCGTGGCGATCTCAGAACTCAGTCCGCTGCGCCGGCAGAAGGCCCTCGATTCCGGGGTGGCCGACCATGCGCTGGATCCGGCCGTCGCCGATGTCACCGAGGAGGTGCGGAGGCTCACCGGCGGCAAGGGCGCTGATGTCGCCTTTGAATGCAGCAGCGTCCAGGCCGTCCTGGACACGCTCATGGAGGCCCTGCGGCCCACCGGTGTGCTGGTCGTGGTATCCATCTGGGGCAAGCGGGCCAATTTCGATATGCACAAACTCGTCATGAAGGAGATCGACCTGCGTGGCACCATCGCGTACGTCAACTCCCATCCGGCGGTGATCAAGATGGTTGAATCCGGCCAGATTGACCTCTCTCCTTTTATTACCGGGAAGATCGGTCTGGAGGGGCTGGTCGATGAGGGCTTCGATACCCTGATCAACCGCAACGAGTCGGCGGTGAAGATTCTGGTTTCGCCCTCCGGCGAGGGCCTGTAA
- a CDS encoding DUF3817 domain-containing protein has product MTPRTLFRSLAFAEAVTWTLLLAAMFAKYVLDNEAFSPIAGGLHGFVFLSYAASTVFVGVNQKWSPATIFLGLATAVIPYATIPFERSMDRRKKLDGGWRLAPGGEAPAGFAEKIQAVVLRRPAVSVVVVLAGIAVVFRVLLYLGPPVSLS; this is encoded by the coding sequence ATGACACCCCGCACCCTGTTCCGCTCCCTGGCCTTCGCCGAGGCCGTCACCTGGACCCTGCTCCTGGCCGCCATGTTCGCCAAGTACGTCCTGGACAACGAGGCCTTCAGCCCGATCGCCGGCGGCCTGCACGGCTTTGTCTTCCTGTCCTACGCCGCGAGCACCGTCTTTGTGGGCGTGAACCAGAAATGGTCTCCTGCCACGATCTTCCTCGGCCTGGCCACCGCGGTAATTCCGTATGCCACTATTCCCTTCGAGCGGTCGATGGACCGCAGGAAAAAGCTCGACGGCGGCTGGCGCCTCGCCCCGGGCGGCGAGGCTCCCGCGGGCTTCGCGGAAAAGATCCAGGCCGTGGTCCTGCGCCGTCCGGCCGTCTCGGTGGTTGTGGTCCTGGCGGGCATCGCCGTGGTCTTCAGAGTGCTGCTTTACCTGGGCCCGCCGGTGTCATTGAGCTGA
- the rbsK gene encoding ribokinase: MDIAVIGSNMVDLISYLNRMPAEGETVEAAEFQMGCGGKGANQAVAAARMGSSVLMVTRVGDDVFAQTTRANFEANGIDTTYVLSSPGPSGVAPIFVDENSRNSIVIAKGANAFLTPEDIENAGTAIAACSLIVLQLEVNLETVYAAIDFGNRHGIPVLLNPAPASADLDFAQVAKCDYFVPNETELALLTGMPVDTDDQVRAAAGTILAKGVPNVIVTMGSRGVLWLSQDGAELIQGHKVAALDTTGAGDSFIGCFSHALVKTGDVRGSLLLANRYAAVSVTRRGTQTSYPTRAEFEAAPAGRS; this comes from the coding sequence ATGGACATCGCAGTAATCGGCTCCAACATGGTGGATCTCATTTCCTACCTCAACCGCATGCCCGCTGAAGGCGAAACGGTGGAAGCCGCCGAATTCCAGATGGGATGCGGCGGCAAGGGCGCCAACCAGGCCGTGGCCGCGGCCCGCATGGGCTCCTCGGTCCTGATGGTGACCCGCGTGGGCGACGACGTATTTGCCCAGACCACCCGGGCGAACTTCGAGGCCAACGGCATCGATACCACCTATGTGCTGTCCTCTCCGGGCCCCAGCGGGGTTGCACCGATCTTCGTGGACGAGAACTCCCGCAACTCGATTGTCATCGCCAAGGGAGCCAACGCGTTCCTGACCCCCGAAGACATTGAAAACGCAGGCACCGCCATCGCTGCGTGCTCGCTGATCGTCCTGCAGCTCGAAGTGAACCTGGAGACCGTCTACGCGGCCATCGACTTCGGCAACCGGCACGGCATCCCCGTGCTGCTCAATCCGGCGCCTGCCAGCGCGGACCTGGACTTTGCCCAGGTCGCCAAGTGCGACTACTTCGTTCCGAACGAAACGGAACTGGCGCTGCTGACCGGCATGCCGGTGGACACCGATGACCAGGTGCGCGCCGCGGCCGGAACCATTCTGGCCAAGGGCGTGCCCAACGTCATTGTCACCATGGGCTCGCGCGGAGTGCTGTGGCTCAGCCAGGACGGCGCCGAGCTGATCCAGGGCCACAAGGTGGCGGCGCTGGACACCACCGGAGCCGGCGATTCCTTCATTGGCTGCTTCAGCCACGCCCTGGTGAAGACCGGGGATGTCCGCGGCTCGCTGCTCCTGGCCAACCGGTACGCCGCAGTCTCTGTCACCCGCCGGGGTACGCAGACCTCGTACCCCACCCGTGCGGAGTTCGAAGCGGCTCCGGCCGGCCGGAGCTGA
- a CDS encoding carbohydrate ABC transporter permease → MSPAAEPAPTTVKAPPAPARAAVKVPGERAADKGSIKAWWYLLPALLVFAAFLFYPLGRSVFLSFQGSDLFGRPAGFVGLDHYLRLFTDSGFATVMGVTLGFTVLTVVPSIVLALALALLLHQKIKAVRFFRTAFALPFAYSVATASVIFGVMFNQATGVLNGMLAFFGLDRVGWLTDPAWALLSVSLATVWMQLGYNLLVLSAGLGAVNDDIVEAARLDGAHGWRMQRSIIMPLLTPQLFFLLVTGTIHALQSFGQIHILTKGGPQDSTTTLVYSIYEQAFANNNSNFGYASAQAVVLLIIVVAVSAVQFGVLERKVFYK, encoded by the coding sequence ATGAGTCCCGCCGCCGAGCCGGCCCCCACGACCGTTAAGGCACCTCCGGCCCCAGCGCGCGCCGCCGTCAAGGTCCCGGGGGAGCGGGCCGCGGACAAGGGGAGCATCAAGGCCTGGTGGTATCTGCTGCCGGCGCTGCTCGTTTTTGCCGCGTTCCTGTTCTATCCCCTGGGACGGTCGGTCTTCCTGTCCTTCCAAGGCAGCGACCTCTTCGGCCGGCCGGCCGGATTCGTGGGGCTGGACCATTACCTGCGGCTGTTCACGGATTCCGGGTTCGCCACCGTCATGGGGGTAACCCTGGGCTTCACCGTCCTGACCGTGGTCCCCTCGATCGTCCTGGCCCTGGCCCTGGCGTTGCTGCTGCATCAGAAAATCAAGGCGGTGCGGTTTTTCCGCACGGCATTCGCCCTGCCCTTTGCCTATTCGGTGGCCACCGCATCGGTGATCTTCGGAGTCATGTTCAACCAGGCCACCGGCGTGCTCAACGGCATGCTGGCCTTTTTCGGGCTGGACCGGGTGGGATGGCTGACGGACCCGGCGTGGGCACTGCTTTCGGTGTCCCTGGCCACGGTCTGGATGCAGCTCGGGTACAACCTCCTGGTCCTTTCGGCCGGGCTCGGGGCGGTAAACGATGACATCGTCGAAGCCGCCCGGCTGGACGGCGCCCACGGCTGGCGGATGCAGCGCTCCATCATCATGCCGCTGCTGACGCCGCAGCTGTTCTTCCTGCTGGTCACCGGCACCATCCATGCCCTGCAAAGCTTCGGCCAGATCCATATCCTCACCAAGGGCGGGCCGCAGGACAGCACCACCACCCTCGTCTACTCGATCTACGAGCAGGCGTTTGCCAACAACAACTCGAACTTCGGCTATGCCTCCGCGCAGGCTGTCGTGCTGCTGATCATCGTGGTAGCGGTGTCTGCGGTCCAATTCGGCGTCCTGGAGCGAAAGGTGTTCTACAAATGA